The proteins below come from a single Etheostoma spectabile isolate EspeVRDwgs_2016 chromosome 4, UIUC_Espe_1.0, whole genome shotgun sequence genomic window:
- the LOC116688623 gene encoding uncharacterized protein LOC116688623: protein MDGVLEEALLLCVCKLACSLLFLPSLAASYSPVSFCCCCLLVFTDFLVTVFLSFFCILESWLTELTPVGDVIALRFLFFLSHTYGAVLLLTTPLIAVETLTRLLWPHAVVPHRTVSQTDGQRCYVVEVTVEEEEGSKDNKDKEKGLSCVVSYLCCLSVWIAVALNVRWRWKREEVWAATCLHTTNSLIWCLPNLFSPMPSTVNPCWGMAFLSLLLFLLTTSMGLHRQHWDPAHMARTHTQKHGVNSNGDSCWNNLIPALSAPSKPVNPGMSKSEPAQCVDPEKTESSCNVHRAYSWNTVQMSEHHHGDFVLISPNCLSEQRGGQEHEKTKRGIPLTFITEKHVDSQYRSLSGWGQRGFSCPGVNVMLGFVGVLLIFVLPLNLSVNILLIRTIETLLEWCIKSFKSGVANTSNTSTAHNETLV from the exons ATGGATGGTGTGTTGGAAGAAGCGTTGTTGTTGTGCGTATGCAAACTGGCCTGCAGTCTCCTCTTCCTACCCTCATTGGCTGCCTCTTACAGTCCCGTcagcttctgctgctgctgcctacTGGTCTTTACCGACTTCTTGGTCACAG TTTTTCTGAGTTTCTTCTGTATCTTGGAGTCCTGGCTGACTGAGCTGACCCCAGTAGGTGACGTCATTGCCCTGcgcttccttttctttctcagcCACACATACGGTGCAGTGTTGCTCCTGACCACACCTCTGATCGCTGTGGAGACTCTGACCAGACTGCTGTGGCCTCACGCTGTTGTCCCTCACAGGACAGTGAGTCAAACAGATGGACAACGTTGTTATGTTGTGGAGGTAActgtggaagaggaggagggcagcaaagacaacaaagacaaagaaaagggcTTGTCTTGTGTTGTCAGCTACCTCTGCTGCCTGTCAGTGTGGATCGCCGTCGCCCTCAATGTCAGGTGGCGATGGAAACGGGAGGAAGTGTGGGCTGCTACCTGTTTGCACACAACCAACTCCCTCATTTGGTGTTTGCCCAACCTGTTCAGCCCCATGCCCAGCACTGTGAATCCCTGCTGGGGCATGgccttcctctccctcctcctgttcctcctGACAACTAGCATGGGCCTGCACAGACAACACTGGGACCCTGCACATATggcaaggacacacacacagaaacatggaGTTAACAGTAACGGCGATAGTTGCTGGAATAACCTCATTCCAGCGCTGTCTGCGCCCTCCAAGCCTGTGAACCCTGGGATGTCGAAGTCAGAGCCAGCACAGTGTGTTGAcccagagaaaacagagagcAGCTGCAATGTTCACAGAGCGTATTCCTGGAACACTGTGCAGATGTCAGAGCATCACCATGGAGACTTTGTCCTCATCTCCCCTAATTGTTTGTCTgaacagagaggaggacaggagcatgaaaagacaaagagaggtaTACCTCTTACATTTATCACGGAGAAACATGTGGACTCACAATACAGGAGCTTAAGCGGGTGGGGACAGCGGGGGTTTTCCTGCCCGGGGGTTAATGTAATGCTAGGGTTTGTGGGTGTGCTCTTAATCTTTGTTCTGCCTCTAAACCTCAGTGTGAACATTCTTCTGATCAGGACTATAGAGACTCTGCTGGAGTGGTGTATTAAATCTTTTAAATCAGGTGTAGCAAACACAAGCAACACATCCACCGCTCACAATGAAACACTTGTATAA
- the znf362a gene encoding zinc finger protein 362a isoform X1 has translation MAEPRFNNPYFWPPPSTMPGQLDNLVLINKIKEQLMAEKIRPPHLSAVSAPSQQQLLAPPIQSDGGQHGMSKVHQMPVLHSPSQPDIALHARPASSSVTGRILGDVNLNLDDKAAIKARGIWEDWHLRQLIDHPSRTNHVSGVALASRTGNLNASEIITPTTPTSSSHSRLGGAPTPHLISGLACSHGMEHGKNNGGLVGLLGPPPKEERGRKRIKAENGSSLLVVPYPILASGNDQSCVTITAKQGKTYRCKVCPLTFFSKSDMQIHSKTHTEMKAHKCPHCTKSFTNASYLAQHLRIHLGVKPYRCSYCEKCFRQLSHLQQHTRIHTGDRPYKCGHPGCEKAFTQLSNLQSHQRQHNKDKPFKCSNCYRAYSDSASLQIHLSAHAIKNAKAYCCSMCGRAYTSETYLMKHMSKHTMVEHVISHHSPQHRTESPTIPIRISLI, from the exons ATGGCTGAACCTCGCTTTAACAATCCCTATTTTTGGCCTCCACCTTCCACTATGCCCGGCCAG CTGGATAACCTAGTCTTGATTAATAAAATCAAGGAGCAGCTGATGGCAGAGAAGATCAGACCGCCACATCTGTCCGCTGTCTCAGCCCCTTCCCAACAGCAATTACTGGCTCCCCCCATCCAGTCGGATGGCGGCCAGCACGGGATGTCCAAAGTTCACCAGATGCCGGTTCTCCACAGCCCGTCTCAGCCTGATATTGCCCTGCACGCCCGCCCCGCCTCCAGCTCAGTCACAG GTCGGATTCTGGGGGATGTAAACTTGAATCTGGACGATAAGGCAGCTATAAAAGCCAGAGGAATATGGGAAGACTGGCATCTGCGTCAACTTATAGACCATCCCTCCAGGACGAACCATGTCTCAG GTGTGGCGCTGGCATCCAGAACAGGCAACCTCAACGCCTCAGAGATCATCACTCCCACCACGCCCACCTCGAGCAGCCACAGCCGGCTGGGCGGAGCCCCCACACCTcacctcatctcagggttagcCTGCAGCCATGGGATGGAGCACGGGAAAAACAACGGGGGCCTTGTCGGACTCCTCGGCCCTCCCCCAAAGGAGGAACGGGGACGTAAGAGGATCAAAGCAGAGAATGGGTCGTCTCTTTTGGTGGTGCCCTACCCGATCCTAGCCTCAGGCAACGACCAGTCCTGTGTCACCATCACTGCCAAACAGGGAAAAACCTACAG GTGTAAAGTTTGTCCGCTGACCTTCTTCTCCAAGTCCGACATGCAGATCCACTCCAAAACGCATACAGAGATGAAGGCTCACAAGTGTCCTCACTGCACTAAGTCCTTTACAAACGCATCGTACCTGGCCCAGCACCTGCGCATACACCTGGGCGTCAAACCTTACCGCTGCTCCTACTGCGAGAAATGTTTTCGCCAGCTCTCCCATCTGCAGCAGCACACCAG AATCCACACAGGCGATCGGCCGTACAAATGCGGCCATCCAGGATGTGAAAAAGCTTTTACTCAGCTATCTAATCTGCAG TCCCACCAGAGGCAGCACAACAAGGACAAGCCCTTCAAGTGTTCCAACTGTTACCGTGCCTATTCAGACTCTGCCTCGCTGCAGATCCACCTGTCTGCACACGCCATCAAAAACGCCAAGGCCTACTGCTGCAGCATGTGCGGCCGGGCGTACACGTCG gaGACGTACCTTATGAAACACATGTCTAAACACACAATGGTGGAACACGTGATTTCCCATCATTCCCCCCAACACAGGACAGAGTCTCCCACCATTCCTATACGGATCTCCCTCATCTGA
- the znf362a gene encoding zinc finger protein 362a isoform X2, producing the protein MAEPRFNNPYFWPPPSTMPGQEQLMAEKIRPPHLSAVSAPSQQQLLAPPIQSDGGQHGMSKVHQMPVLHSPSQPDIALHARPASSSVTGRILGDVNLNLDDKAAIKARGIWEDWHLRQLIDHPSRTNHVSGVALASRTGNLNASEIITPTTPTSSSHSRLGGAPTPHLISGLACSHGMEHGKNNGGLVGLLGPPPKEERGRKRIKAENGSSLLVVPYPILASGNDQSCVTITAKQGKTYRCKVCPLTFFSKSDMQIHSKTHTEMKAHKCPHCTKSFTNASYLAQHLRIHLGVKPYRCSYCEKCFRQLSHLQQHTRIHTGDRPYKCGHPGCEKAFTQLSNLQSHQRQHNKDKPFKCSNCYRAYSDSASLQIHLSAHAIKNAKAYCCSMCGRAYTSETYLMKHMSKHTMVEHVISHHSPQHRTESPTIPIRISLI; encoded by the exons ATGGCTGAACCTCGCTTTAACAATCCCTATTTTTGGCCTCCACCTTCCACTATGCCCGGCCAG GAGCAGCTGATGGCAGAGAAGATCAGACCGCCACATCTGTCCGCTGTCTCAGCCCCTTCCCAACAGCAATTACTGGCTCCCCCCATCCAGTCGGATGGCGGCCAGCACGGGATGTCCAAAGTTCACCAGATGCCGGTTCTCCACAGCCCGTCTCAGCCTGATATTGCCCTGCACGCCCGCCCCGCCTCCAGCTCAGTCACAG GTCGGATTCTGGGGGATGTAAACTTGAATCTGGACGATAAGGCAGCTATAAAAGCCAGAGGAATATGGGAAGACTGGCATCTGCGTCAACTTATAGACCATCCCTCCAGGACGAACCATGTCTCAG GTGTGGCGCTGGCATCCAGAACAGGCAACCTCAACGCCTCAGAGATCATCACTCCCACCACGCCCACCTCGAGCAGCCACAGCCGGCTGGGCGGAGCCCCCACACCTcacctcatctcagggttagcCTGCAGCCATGGGATGGAGCACGGGAAAAACAACGGGGGCCTTGTCGGACTCCTCGGCCCTCCCCCAAAGGAGGAACGGGGACGTAAGAGGATCAAAGCAGAGAATGGGTCGTCTCTTTTGGTGGTGCCCTACCCGATCCTAGCCTCAGGCAACGACCAGTCCTGTGTCACCATCACTGCCAAACAGGGAAAAACCTACAG GTGTAAAGTTTGTCCGCTGACCTTCTTCTCCAAGTCCGACATGCAGATCCACTCCAAAACGCATACAGAGATGAAGGCTCACAAGTGTCCTCACTGCACTAAGTCCTTTACAAACGCATCGTACCTGGCCCAGCACCTGCGCATACACCTGGGCGTCAAACCTTACCGCTGCTCCTACTGCGAGAAATGTTTTCGCCAGCTCTCCCATCTGCAGCAGCACACCAG AATCCACACAGGCGATCGGCCGTACAAATGCGGCCATCCAGGATGTGAAAAAGCTTTTACTCAGCTATCTAATCTGCAG TCCCACCAGAGGCAGCACAACAAGGACAAGCCCTTCAAGTGTTCCAACTGTTACCGTGCCTATTCAGACTCTGCCTCGCTGCAGATCCACCTGTCTGCACACGCCATCAAAAACGCCAAGGCCTACTGCTGCAGCATGTGCGGCCGGGCGTACACGTCG gaGACGTACCTTATGAAACACATGTCTAAACACACAATGGTGGAACACGTGATTTCCCATCATTCCCCCCAACACAGGACAGAGTCTCCCACCATTCCTATACGGATCTCCCTCATCTGA